A portion of the Juglans microcarpa x Juglans regia isolate MS1-56 chromosome 1D, Jm3101_v1.0, whole genome shotgun sequence genome contains these proteins:
- the LOC121259631 gene encoding pentatricopeptide repeat-containing protein At1g80550, mitochondrial has translation MLPSIFSRRFKLFPLLSRTQSLVFPFPQCFSTEPISSSHPNLPEPYSDPTTVCETLSSYCNDWKRAFEFFNWVETHFRFQHNAATYNRMLDILGKFFEFELSWDLIRRMKTNPLSRPNHTTFRILFKRYICAHLVKEAIDMYDSLEDFDLRDEMSFSNLIDALCEYKHVIEAQELCFGKDKKFNIIVNSTKIHNMILRGWLKMGWWGKCREFWEEMDKKGVSKDLHSYTIYMDIMCKSGKPWKAVKLYKEMKTKGLRLDVVAYNTIIHAIGLSDGVDFSVRVFREMRDLGCKPNVVTYNTIIKLLCENGRYKEASGWLNQMHETGCFPNVITYNCIFRCLEKPREILLLFDKMIESGIRPGMDTYVMLLRKFGRWGFLRPVFIVWKKMEELGCSPDGSAYKALIDALVEKGMVDMARKYDEEMLAKGFSAKPRVELGRKLAGGESLDSSF, from the coding sequence ATGCTTCCTTCAATCTTCTCTAGACGCTTTAAGCTCTTCCCTCTTCTCTCCCGCACTCAATCCCTCGTTTTTCCCTTTCCTCAATGTTTCTCCACCGAACCCATTTCTTCTTCCCACCCCAACCTCCCAGAACCCTACTCAGACCCCACCACTGTCTGTGAGACCCTCTCCTCCTACTGCAACGATTGGAAGCGCGCTTTCGAGTTTTTCAACTGGGTCGAAACCCATTTCCGTTTCCAACACAACGCTGCTACTTACAACCGTATGCTTGACATTCTTGGTAAGTTCTTCGAATTCGAGCTCTCTTGGGATTTAATTCGACGAATGAAAACAAACCCATTATCGAGGCCAAACCATACCACGTTTCGCATACTGTTTAAGCGCTATATATGTGCACATTTGGTTAAAGAAGCTATCGACATGTATGATTCATTAGAAGACTTTGATTTGAGGGATGAGATGTCATTTTCTAATCTTATTGATGCTTTATGCGAGTATAAGCATGTAATTGAGGCCCAAGAACTGTGTTTTGGGAAGGACAAGAAGTTCAATATCATTGTAAACAGTACGAAGATTCATAATATGATTCTTCGCGGGTGGTTGAAGATGGGGTGGTGGGGAAAGTGTAGAGAGTTTTGGGAAGAGATGGATAAAAAGGGTGTTTCTAAAGATTTGCattcatatactatatatatggatataatGTGCAAGAGCGGAAAACCATGGAAGGCTGTGAAGCTGTACAAGGAGATGAAGACTAAGGGGCTAAGGTTGGATGTGGTGGCATATAATACGATAATTCATGCTATTGGTCTTTCGGACGGTGTGGATTTTTCGGTTCGGGTGTTTAGGGAAATGAGGGACTTGGGTTGTAAGCCTAATGTTGTGActtataatacaattataaagcTCCTCTGTGAAAATGGGAGGTATAAGGAGGCTTCTGGGTGGCTCAATCAAATGCATGAGACAGGTTGCTTTCCGAATGTCATTACATACAATTGCATTTTCAGGTGTCTTGAGAAGCCTAGAGAGATTCTTCTACTGTTTGATAAGATGATTGAAAGTGGGATTCGTCCTGGGATGGACACTTACGTGATGCTTCTGAGAAAATTTGGGAGATGGGGGTTTCTTCGACCGGTTTTTATTGTGTGGAAGAAGATGGAGGAACTTGGTTGTAGTCCGGATGGGTCTGCTTACAAGGCTCTGATTGATGCTTTGGTGGAGAAAGGAATGGTAGATATGGCCCGCAAGTATGATGAAGAGATGTTAGCCAAAGGGTTTTCAGCTAAACCAAGGGTTGAGCTTGGGAGAAAGCTTGCAGGTGGAGAATCTCTTGACAGCAGCTTTTAA
- the LOC121248052 gene encoding LOW QUALITY PROTEIN: putative UPF0481 protein At3g02645 (The sequence of the model RefSeq protein was modified relative to this genomic sequence to represent the inferred CDS: inserted 1 base in 1 codon), translating into MSSSQSTVPYSQSDPKIDEVQWIIQIRRTLESDLEDDEEILVCIFNVPKALLATDPDYYIPQEVALGPYHSWRPELYEMRRYKLAAAKRIQKQLKDLKFQNLVDQLMRLDHKIRACYHKYLDCNSETLARLMAVDGSFLLEFLQTYATHEGKVLARISSRMSHLVDXAGMKSAHNAILRDVVMLENQIPLFVLRKMLEFQLSSLESADDLLLSMLMGLCRAVSPFKVGGNLPKVQLSQSAHLLDFLYETIVPKLEDPVPEITEAAGEHNEGMQGDENSSADRGYVKQLLDEVWKLLSKLDVGPIHLIKKVLVSRPVKVIIKLPWTILSNLPGFSILKQPVELLFSQNKEAVKPENKSSSSEDSISKPPSVEEITIPSVTELIKSGIRFSPTNGSISSIAFDAKTVTFYLPTVSLDVNSEVTLRNLVAYEASIASGPLVFTRYTELMNGIIDTEEDVKALRARGIILNRLKSDEEVTNLCNGMSKSIRLTKVPFLDKVIEDVNKHHSRRWIVKAGNYFNIYVFGSWQFLTFLAAICLMVLMSLQAFCSVYGCTRVLPVKTITRT; encoded by the exons ATGTCTTCTTCCCAATCCACCGTGCCATATTCTCAATCTGATCCCAAAATTGATGAGGTGCAATGGATCATTCAGATCCGTCGAACCCTTGAATCAGACCTCGAGGATGATGAGGAAATCCTCGTTTGCATTTTCAATGTCCCCAAAGCTCTTCTGGCCACTGATCCAGATTATTATATTCCACAGGAAGTTGCTCTCGGTCCTTACCACTCCTGGCGTCCAGAGCTGTATGAGATGCGGAGGTATAAGCTGGCGGCAGCAAAGAGAATTCAAAAGCAACTCAAAGACCTTAAGTTCCAAAATCTTGTTGATCAATTGATGCGGCTTGACCACAAGATCCGAGCGTGCTATCACAAGTATTTGGATTGCAATAGTGAGACGTTAGCAAGGCTGATGGCTGTAGATGGGTCATTCCTGCTCGAGTTCCTTCAAACTTACGCCACCCACGAAGGAAAGGTGCTAGCAAGAATTTCTTCCAGGATGTCACACTTGGTTG CAGCAGGAATGAAGTCAGCGCATAACGCAATTCTCAGAGACGTGGTAATGCTCGAGAATCAAATCCCTTTGTTTGTATTGAGGAAGATGCTAGAATTCCAGCTATCATCCCTAGAGTCTGCCGATGATCTGTTGCTTTCAATGCTAATGGGGTTATGCAGAGCTGTTTCACCTTTTAAGGTGGGGGGAAACCTGCCAAAGGTTCAACTCTCCCAGAGCGCCCATTTGCTAGACTTTTTGTACGAGACGATCGTGCCCAAGTTGGAGGACCCAGTACCGGAAATCACCGAAGCTGCAGGGGAACATAATGAAGGCATGCAAGGGGATGAAAACTCTTCTGCAGACCGAGGTTACGTGAAACAACTCCTAGATGAGGTTTGGAAGCTGCTTTCGAAATTAGACGTCGGCCCTATACATCTTATCAAGAAGGTACTCGTGTCTAGACCCGTAAAAGTCATCATAAAATTGCCTTGGACTATCCTCTCTAACCTTCCTGGATTCAGCATCTTAAAACAACCCGTGGAGTTGCTTTTTTCCCAAAATAAAGAAGCAGTCAAGCCAGAAAATAAGTCTTCAAGCTCAGAGGACAGCATAAGCAAACCACCATCGGTAGAGGAAATCACAATCCCCTCTGTGACAGAACTTATAAAATCAGGGATCCGTTTCTCACCCACAAATGGCAGCATTTCAAGCATTGCTTTTGACGCAAAGACAGTCACATTTTACCTCCCCACCGTTAGCTTAGATGTTAACTCGGAGGTGACTTTGAGAAACTTAGTAGCATATGAAGCTTCGATTGCATCAGGTCCATTGGTTTTTACGCGTTACACTGAACTGATGAATGGAATTATTGACACTGAGGAGGATGTGAAAGCACTTAGAGCAAGAGGTATCATTTTGAACCGTTTGAAGAGCGATGAAGAGGTGACAAACCTATGCAACGGAATGAGCAAGTCGATCAGATTGACAAAAGTGCCATTCTTAGACAAGGTGATTGAAGATGTGAACAAGCATCACAGCCGCAGATGGATTGTTAAAGCTGgcaattatttcaatatttacgTGTTTGGTTCTTGGCAATTTCTCACATTTCTTGCCGCAATTTGCCTTATGGTCTTGATGTCATTGCAAGCGTTTTGTTCAGTTTATGGCTGCACTCGCGTTCTTCCAGTCAAGACCATTACTAGAACATGA